The Henckelia pumila isolate YLH828 chromosome 2, ASM3356847v2, whole genome shotgun sequence genome includes a window with the following:
- the LOC140877551 gene encoding uncharacterized protein, whose amino-acid sequence MELVVARFQRLNPPTFSGDEGSEKAESWLRAMNNLFGLVRYNSEQRVTMVVLQLKDTAERWWEAMRTAQVEAGKPVTWDVFCSKFRQEYAPPSFVAEKTSEFFNLVQGDLSAAEYARKLSSLFTYVPHIASKDGAKLEKFMEGLNQNLYSLVLASNPVDYADAVDKAIRQEAGLRRGRP is encoded by the coding sequence ATGGAGTTGGTGGTCGCTAGATTTCAAAGATTGAATCCACCCACCTTCAGTGGAGATGAAGGCAGTGAAAAAGCTGAATCTTGGTTGAGAGCCATGAACAACCTGTTCGGGTTGGTGCGCTATAATTCTGAACAAAGGGTAACAATGGTGGTTCTACAACTGAAAGATACTGCTGAACGTTGGTGGGAGGCTATGAGAACAGCTCAGGTTGAGGCTGGTAAACCTGTTACTTGGGATGTTTTCTGCTCCAAGTTCCGACAAGAATATGCTCCACCTTCTTTTGTGGCAGAGAAAACATCTGAGTTCTTCAATCTGGTTCAAGGTGATTTGAGTGCTGCAGAGTATGCCAGAAAGCTGTCTTCATTGTTTACTTATGTGCCACACATTGCTTCTAAAGATGGGGCTAAActtgaaaagtttatggaaggaCTAAATCAGAATCTTTACTCCTTGGTCTTGGCCAGCAACCCAGTTGATTATGCTGATGCGGTTGACAAAGCCATCAGACAAGAAGCAGGGTTAAGAAGGGGTCGACCGTAG